A part of Oncorhynchus clarkii lewisi isolate Uvic-CL-2024 chromosome 17, UVic_Ocla_1.0, whole genome shotgun sequence genomic DNA contains:
- the LOC139369674 gene encoding histone H4, which produces MSGRGKGGKGLGKGGAKRHRKVLRDNIQGITKPAIRRLARRGGVKRISGLIYEETRGVLKVFLENVIRDAVTYTEHAKRKTVTAMDVVYALKRQGRTLYGFGG; this is translated from the coding sequence ATGTCTGGAAGAGGTAAAGGCGGCAAGGGACTCGGAAAAGGAGGCGCCAAGCGTCACCGTAAGGTTCTCCGCGATAACATCCAGGGAATCACCAAGCCCGCCATTCGCCGTCTGGCTCGCCGTGGCGGCGTGAAGCGTATCTCCGGGCTGATCTACGAGGAGACCCGCGGTGTCCTGAAGGTGTTCCTTGAGAACGTGATCCGTGACGCCGTCACCTACACCGAGCACGCCAAGAGGAAGACCGTTACGGCCATGGACGTGGTCTACGCTCTGAAACGCCAGGGACGCACCCTGTACGGTTTCGGCGGTTAA
- the LOC139369673 gene encoding histone H1, with product MAEVAPAPAAAAPAKAPKKKAAAKPKKAGPSVGELIVKAVSASKERSGVSLAALKKSLAAGGYDVEKNNSRVKIAVKSLVTKGTLVQTKGTGASGSFKLNKKAVEAKKPAKKAAAPKAKKVAAKKPAAAKKPKKVAAKKAVAAKKSPKKAKKPATPKKAAKSPKKVKKPAAAAKKAAKSPKKATKAAKPKAAKPKAAKAKKAAPKKK from the coding sequence ATGGCAGAAGTCGCACCAGCACCCGCCGCCGCCGCGCCGGCCAAGGCACCCAAGAAGAAGGCAGCAGCCAAGCCCAAGAAAGCGGGACCCAGCGTAGGCGAGCTCATCGTCAAGGCGGTGTCCGCCTCCAAGGAGAGGAGCGGCGTGTCCCTGGCCGCGCTCAAGAAGTCTCTGGCGGCAGGCGGCTACGACGTGGAGAAGAACAACTCCCGTGTCAAGATCGCCGTCAAGAGCCTCGTCACCAAGGGCACCCTGGTCCAGACTAAGGGCACCGGTGCTTCCGGCTCCTTCAAGCTCAACAAGAAGGCCGTCGAGGCAAAGAAGCCCGCCAAGAAAGCCGCAGCCCCCAAAGCTAAGAAGGTGGCCGCCAAGAAGCCCGCCGCCGCCAAGAAGCCCAAGAAGGTAGCAGCCAAGAAGGCCGTGGCCGCAAAGAAGTCCCCCAAGAAGGCCAAGAAGCCCGCTACACCCAAAAAGGCCGCCAAGAGCCCAAAGAAGGTGAAGAAGCCCGCCGCAGCGGCCAAGAAAGCGGCCAAGAGCCCCAAGAAGGCTACCAAGGCAGCGAAGCCCAAAGCCGCCAAGCCCAAGGCGGCCAAGGCCAAGAAGGCAGCCCCCAAGAAGAAGTAA
- the LOC139370621 gene encoding histone H3, which translates to MSRRRCRLYKLHIGILRLYSDCERRKLASAMARTKQTARKSTGGKAPRKQLATKAARKSAPATGGVKKPHRYRPGTVALREIRRYQKSTELLIRKLPFQRLVREIAQDFKTDLRFQSSAVMALQEASEAYLVGLFEDTNLCAIHAKRVTIMPKDIQLARRIRGERA; encoded by the coding sequence ATGAGCAGACGCCGCTGCCGGCTTTATAAACTTCACATAGGCATTTTGAGGCTATACTCCGACTGTGAAAGAAGGAAGCTAGCTAGCGCCATGGCCAGAACCAAGCAAACCGCTCGCAAATCCACCGGTGGCAAAGCACCCAGGAAGCAGCTCGCCACCAAGGCTGCGCGCAAGAGCGCCCCGGCCACCGGCGGCGTGAAGAAGCCTCACCGTTACAGGCCCGGCACCGTGGCTCTTAGAGAGATCCGTCGTTACCAGAAGTCCACTGAGCTGCTGATCCGCAAACTGCCTTTCCAGCGCCTGGTGCGAGAAATTGCCCAGGACTTTAAGACCGACCTGCGCTTCCAGAGTTCCGCAGTGATGGCCCTGCAGGAGGCAAGCGAGGCTTACCTGGTCGGCCTGTTCGAGGACACCAACCTGTGCGCCATCCACGCCAAGAGGGTGACCATCATGCCCAAGGACATCCAGCTGGCCCGTCGTATTCGCGGAGAGCGCGCATAA
- the LOC139370622 gene encoding histone H2AX-like has translation MSGRGKTGGKARAKAKTRSSRAGLQFPVGRVHRLLRKGNYAERVGAGAPVYLAAVLEYLTAEILELAGNAARDNKKTRIIPRHLQLAVRNDEELNKLLGGVTIAQGGVLPNIQAVLLPKKTEKAVKAKVGMSTNMSGRGKTGGKARAKAKTRSSRAGLQFPVGRVHRLLRKGNYAERVGAGAPVYLAAVLEYLTAEILELAGNAARDNKKTRIIPRHLQLAVRNDEELNKLLGGVTIAQGGVLPNIQAVLLPKKTEKAVKAK, from the exons ATGAGCGGAAGAGGCAAAACCGGAGGCAAGGCCAGGGCGAAGGCAAAGACACGTTCATCCCGTGCCGGGCTCCAGTTCCCCGTGGGCCGTGTGCACAGGCTGCTGCGTAAAGGCAACTACGCCGAGCGTGTGGGCGCTGGCGCACCAGTGTACCTGGCCGCAGTGCTCGAGTACCTGACTGCTGAGATCCTGGAGTTGGCCGGAAACGCTGCCCGTGACAACAAGAAGACTCGTATCATCCCCCGTCACCTGCAGCTGGCAGTCCGTAACGACGAGGAGCTGAACAAACTGCTTGGCGGCGTGACCATCGCTCAGGGTGGTGTTCTGCCCAACATCCAGGCAGTGCTGCTCCCCAAGAAGACTGAGAAGGCCGTCAAAGCCAA GGTAGGAATGT ctaCCAATATGAGCGGAAGAGGCAAAACCGGAGGCAAGGCCAGGGCGAAGGCAAAGACACGTTCATCCCGTGCCGGGCTCCAGTTCCCCGTGGGCCGTGTGCACAGGCTGCTGCGTAAAGGCAACTACGCCGAGCGTGTGGGCGCTGGCGCACCAGTGTACCTGGCCGCAGTGCTCGAGTACCTGACTGCTGAGATCCTGGAGTTGGCCGGAAACGCTGCCCGTGACAACAAGAAGACTCGTATCATCCCCCGTCACCTGCAGCTGGCAGTCCGTAACGACGAGGAGCTGAACAAACTGCTTGGCGGCGTGACCATCGCTCAGGGTGGTGTTCTGCCCAACATCCAGGCAGTGCTGCTCCCCAAGAAGACTGAGAAGGCCGTCAAAGCCAAGTAA